The Glycine soja cultivar W05 chromosome 8, ASM419377v2, whole genome shotgun sequence genome has a window encoding:
- the LOC114421592 gene encoding probable LRR receptor-like serine/threonine-protein kinase At1g67720 isoform X3 has protein sequence MDLSSLFLVLIPLLTSLAVCQLEEFVSIDCGGTSNYSDTSTGLAWISDSSIMQHGISVEVENPNGRSMLQYQKRRDFPIDSNKKYCYTLSTEERRRYLVRATFQYGSLDSGDTYPQFQLYLDATKWATVSIYDASRVYVKEMIIRAPSNSIDVCMCCATTGSPFISTLELRPLNLSMYATDFEDNFFLEVAARINFGAPTEDAVRYPDDPYDRIWDSDLIKRQNYLVGVAPGTERISTTKNIDIETREYPPVKVMQSAVVGTKGVLSYRLNLEDFPANARAYAYFAEIEDLGQNESRKFKLKQPYIADYSNAVVNIAENANGSYTLYEPSYMNVTLEFVLSFSFVMAPDSTRGPLLNALEISKYVQIASKTDKQDSTVVTAFQLLSAESSQTNKGDPCVPTPWEWVNCSTTTPPRITKIILSRRNVKGEISPELSNMEALTELHLENNKLTGRLPSYMGSLPSLQALFIQNNSFSGEIPAGLISKKIVFNYDGNPELYRGNKKHFKMVVGISIGVLVILLILFLVSLVLLLKTRRKASQKKREEKGISGRTNSKPGYSFLRGGNLMDENTTCHITLSELKEATDNFSKKIGKGSFGSVYYGKMRDGKEIAVKSMNESSCHGNQQFVNEVALLSRIHHRNLVPLIGYCEEECQHILVYEYMHNGTLRDHIHESSKKKNLDWLTRLRIAEDAAKGLEYLHTGCNPSIIHRDIKTGNILLDINMRAKVSDFGLSRLAEEDLTHISSIARGTVGYLDPEYYASQQLTEKSDVYSFGVVLLELISGKKPVSSEDYGDEMNIVHWARSLTRKGDAMSIIDPSLAGNAKTESIWRVVEIAMQCVAQHGASRPRMQEIILAIQDATKIEKGTENKLKSSSFSGSSSSKPQHSSRKTLLTSFLEIESPDVSNGCLPSAR, from the exons ATGGATttatcttctctctttcttgtttTAATCCCTCTATTGACATCACTTGCTGTTTGCCAACTTGAAG AATTTGTTAGCATTGATTGTGGAGGGACAAGTAACTACAGTGATACCAGCACGGGGTTGGCATGGATCTCAGATTCTAGTATCATGCAACATGGCATTTCAGTGGAAGTGGAAAATCCAAATGGAAGAAGCATGTTGCAGTATCAAAAGCGAAGAGACTTTCCCATAGACAGCAACAAGAAGTACTGTTACACACTAAGCacagaagagagaagaagataTTTGGTGAGAGCAACGTTTCAATATGGAAGCTTGGACAGTGGAGACACATACCCTCAGTTTCAGCTCTACTTGGATGCAACAAAATGGGCTACTGTGTCAATTTATGATGCCTCAAGAGTATATGTTAAGGAAATGATCATCAGGGCACCCTCAAATTCTATTGATGTCTGCATGTGTTGTGCTACGACTGGTTCTCCTTTTATATCTACCCTTGAGTTGCGACCCTTGAATCTTTCAATGTATGCCACAGATTTTGAGGACAATTTCTTCTTGGAAGTTGCTGCAAGAATAAACTTTGGTGCTCCAACTGAAGATGCTGTCAG GTACCCGGATGACCCGTATGATAGAATTTGGGATTCTGATCTTATTAAAAGGCAAAATTATCTTGTTGGGGTGGCGCCAGGCACAGAAAGAATTAGCACTACGAAGAACATAGATATAGAGACTAGAGAATACCCACCTGTTAAAGTTATGCAAAGTGCAGTTGTTGGCACAAAAGGAGTACTCAGCTACAGATTGAACCTGGAAGACTTCCCCGCCAATGCTCGAGCTTATGCATATTTTGCAGAAATTGAAGATTTGGGTCAGAATGAGAGTCGAAAATTCAAACTAAAGCAACCTTATATAGCTGACTATAGCAATGCAGTAGTTAACATTGCTGAGAATGCCAATGGGAGCTACACTTTATATGAACCAAGTTACATGAATGTGACTCTCGAATTTGTTTTATCATTCTCCTTTGTTATGGCCCCAGATTCTACTCGAGGACCTCTTCTAAATGCATTGGAAATAAGTAAATATGTACAGATTGCTTCAAAGACAGACAAGCAAGACT CAACCGTTGTAACTGCATTTCAATTATTGTCTGCTGAAAGTTCCCAAACAAACAAAGGCGATCCTTGTGTCCCAACTCCCTGGGAATGGGTGAATTGTAGTACCACCACGCCTCCAAGAATTACTAAAAT AATTCTTTCGAGGAGGAATGTGAAGGGTGAAATCTCACCTGAGCTTAGCAATATGGAAGCTTTGACAGAGTT GCATTTAGAGAACAACAAGTTGACAGGTCGACTACCATCTTACATGGGTAGTTTGCCAAGCTTACAAGCATT GTTCATACAGAACAACTCATTTAGCGGGGAAATACCAGCCGGattaatatctaaaaaaatCGTTTTCAA CTATGATGGTAATCCTGAACTATACAGAGGAAACAAGAAGCATTTTAAGATGGTTGTGGGAATTTCAATTGGAGTACTAGTGATTCTATTAATATTATTCTTAGTAAGTTTGGTGCTATTGCTTAAAACACGTAGAAAGGCATCTCAAAAGAAACGTGAGGAAAAAG GCATTTCTGGACGCACTAATAGTAAACCTGGATACTCATTTCTTCGGGGTGGAAATTTAATGGATGAAAATACTACTTGCCATATTACACTCTCAGAGTTGAAAGAAGCTACTgacaatttttcaaagaaaattggCAAAGGAAGCTTTGGATCTGTCTACTATGGGAAAATGAGAGATGGAAAAGAAATAGCAGTTAAAAGTATGAATGAATCATCTTGTCACGGGAACCAGCAATTTGTTAATGAG GTGGCCCTCCTATCCAGAATTCATCACAGAAATTTGGTTCCTTTGATTGGATATTGTGAAGAAGAATGTCAGCATATTCTGGTTTACGAGTATATGCACAATGGCACTTTACGCGATCACATTCATG AGAGTTCCAAGAAGAAGAACTTGGACTGGTTAACTCGTCTTCGTATTGCAGAAGATGCCGCTAAAG GTCTTGAATATTTACACACAGGATGCAATCCAAGTATCATTCACCGTGACATAAAGACAGGAAATATTCTCCTAGACATCAATATGAGAGCAAAAGTATCAGATTTTGGACTCTCTAGATTAGCCGAAGAAGATTTAACCCATATATCAAGCATTGCACGAGGAACTGTTGGCTACTTGGATCCTGA GTACTATGCAAGTCAGCAATTGACAGAAAAGAGTGACGTGTATAGTTTTGGAGTTGTTCTGCTAGAACTGATATCTGGAAAAAAACCTGTGTCATCTGAAGATTATGGTGACGAAATGAACATTGTTCACTGG GCAAGATCCTTAACTCGTAAAGGAGATGCAATGAGCATCATTGACCCTTCTCTTGCTGGAAATGCCAAAACCGAGTCCATTTGGAGGGTGGTAGAAATTGCCATGCAGTGTGTAGCACAACATGGTGCCTCCAGGCCAAGGATGCAAGAAATCATTTTGGCTATACAAGATGCAACCAAGATTGAAAAAGGAACAGAAAATAAGCTaaaatcatcatcattttcAGGTAGTAGTAGTTCAAAGCCACAACATTCTTCCCGGAAAACTCTACTCACAAGCTTTCTTGAAATTGAGAGCCCTGACGTGTCAAATGGTTGCCTTCCATCGGCAAGATAA
- the LOC114421592 gene encoding probable LRR receptor-like serine/threonine-protein kinase At1g67720 isoform X1, whose translation MDLSSLFLVLIPLLTSLAVCQLEEFVSIDCGGTSNYSDTSTGLAWISDSSIMQHGISVEVENPNGRSMLQYQKRRDFPIDSNKKYCYTLSTEERRRYLVRATFQYGSLDSGDTYPQFQLYLDATKWATVSIYDASRVYVKEMIIRAPSNSIDVCMCCATTGSPFISTLELRPLNLSMYATDFEDNFFLEVAARINFGAPTEDAVRYPDDPYDRIWDSDLIKRQNYLVGVAPGTERISTTKNIDIETREYPPVKVMQSAVVGTKGVLSYRLNLEDFPANARAYAYFAEIEDLGQNESRKFKLKQPYIADYSNAVVNIAENANGSYTLYEPSYMNVTLEFVLSFSFVMAPDSTRGPLLNALEISKYVQIASKTDKQDSTVVTAFQLLSAESSQTNKGDPCVPTPWEWVNCSTTTPPRITKIILSRRNVKGEISPELSNMEALTELWLDGNLLTGQLPDMSKLINLKIVHLENNKLTGRLPSYMGSLPSLQALFIQNNSFSGEIPAGLISKKIVFNYDGNPELYRGNKKHFKMVVGISIGVLVILLILFLVSLVLLLKTRRKASQKKREEKGISGRTNSKPGYSFLRGGNLMDENTTCHITLSELKEATDNFSKKIGKGSFGSVYYGKMRDGKEIAVKSMNESSCHGNQQFVNEVALLSRIHHRNLVPLIGYCEEECQHILVYEYMHNGTLRDHIHESSKKKNLDWLTRLRIAEDAAKGLEYLHTGCNPSIIHRDIKTGNILLDINMRAKVSDFGLSRLAEEDLTHISSIARGTVGYLDPEYYASQQLTEKSDVYSFGVVLLELISGKKPVSSEDYGDEMNIVHWARSLTRKGDAMSIIDPSLAGNAKTESIWRVVEIAMQCVAQHGASRPRMQEIILAIQDATKIEKGTENKLKSSSFSGSSSSKPQHSSRKTLLTSFLEIESPDVSNGCLPSAR comes from the exons ATGGATttatcttctctctttcttgtttTAATCCCTCTATTGACATCACTTGCTGTTTGCCAACTTGAAG AATTTGTTAGCATTGATTGTGGAGGGACAAGTAACTACAGTGATACCAGCACGGGGTTGGCATGGATCTCAGATTCTAGTATCATGCAACATGGCATTTCAGTGGAAGTGGAAAATCCAAATGGAAGAAGCATGTTGCAGTATCAAAAGCGAAGAGACTTTCCCATAGACAGCAACAAGAAGTACTGTTACACACTAAGCacagaagagagaagaagataTTTGGTGAGAGCAACGTTTCAATATGGAAGCTTGGACAGTGGAGACACATACCCTCAGTTTCAGCTCTACTTGGATGCAACAAAATGGGCTACTGTGTCAATTTATGATGCCTCAAGAGTATATGTTAAGGAAATGATCATCAGGGCACCCTCAAATTCTATTGATGTCTGCATGTGTTGTGCTACGACTGGTTCTCCTTTTATATCTACCCTTGAGTTGCGACCCTTGAATCTTTCAATGTATGCCACAGATTTTGAGGACAATTTCTTCTTGGAAGTTGCTGCAAGAATAAACTTTGGTGCTCCAACTGAAGATGCTGTCAG GTACCCGGATGACCCGTATGATAGAATTTGGGATTCTGATCTTATTAAAAGGCAAAATTATCTTGTTGGGGTGGCGCCAGGCACAGAAAGAATTAGCACTACGAAGAACATAGATATAGAGACTAGAGAATACCCACCTGTTAAAGTTATGCAAAGTGCAGTTGTTGGCACAAAAGGAGTACTCAGCTACAGATTGAACCTGGAAGACTTCCCCGCCAATGCTCGAGCTTATGCATATTTTGCAGAAATTGAAGATTTGGGTCAGAATGAGAGTCGAAAATTCAAACTAAAGCAACCTTATATAGCTGACTATAGCAATGCAGTAGTTAACATTGCTGAGAATGCCAATGGGAGCTACACTTTATATGAACCAAGTTACATGAATGTGACTCTCGAATTTGTTTTATCATTCTCCTTTGTTATGGCCCCAGATTCTACTCGAGGACCTCTTCTAAATGCATTGGAAATAAGTAAATATGTACAGATTGCTTCAAAGACAGACAAGCAAGACT CAACCGTTGTAACTGCATTTCAATTATTGTCTGCTGAAAGTTCCCAAACAAACAAAGGCGATCCTTGTGTCCCAACTCCCTGGGAATGGGTGAATTGTAGTACCACCACGCCTCCAAGAATTACTAAAAT AATTCTTTCGAGGAGGAATGTGAAGGGTGAAATCTCACCTGAGCTTAGCAATATGGAAGCTTTGACAGAGTT GTGGTTAGATGGCAACTTGCTTACTGGACAGTTACCTGACATGAGCAAACTTATAAATCTAAAGATTGT GCATTTAGAGAACAACAAGTTGACAGGTCGACTACCATCTTACATGGGTAGTTTGCCAAGCTTACAAGCATT GTTCATACAGAACAACTCATTTAGCGGGGAAATACCAGCCGGattaatatctaaaaaaatCGTTTTCAA CTATGATGGTAATCCTGAACTATACAGAGGAAACAAGAAGCATTTTAAGATGGTTGTGGGAATTTCAATTGGAGTACTAGTGATTCTATTAATATTATTCTTAGTAAGTTTGGTGCTATTGCTTAAAACACGTAGAAAGGCATCTCAAAAGAAACGTGAGGAAAAAG GCATTTCTGGACGCACTAATAGTAAACCTGGATACTCATTTCTTCGGGGTGGAAATTTAATGGATGAAAATACTACTTGCCATATTACACTCTCAGAGTTGAAAGAAGCTACTgacaatttttcaaagaaaattggCAAAGGAAGCTTTGGATCTGTCTACTATGGGAAAATGAGAGATGGAAAAGAAATAGCAGTTAAAAGTATGAATGAATCATCTTGTCACGGGAACCAGCAATTTGTTAATGAG GTGGCCCTCCTATCCAGAATTCATCACAGAAATTTGGTTCCTTTGATTGGATATTGTGAAGAAGAATGTCAGCATATTCTGGTTTACGAGTATATGCACAATGGCACTTTACGCGATCACATTCATG AGAGTTCCAAGAAGAAGAACTTGGACTGGTTAACTCGTCTTCGTATTGCAGAAGATGCCGCTAAAG GTCTTGAATATTTACACACAGGATGCAATCCAAGTATCATTCACCGTGACATAAAGACAGGAAATATTCTCCTAGACATCAATATGAGAGCAAAAGTATCAGATTTTGGACTCTCTAGATTAGCCGAAGAAGATTTAACCCATATATCAAGCATTGCACGAGGAACTGTTGGCTACTTGGATCCTGA GTACTATGCAAGTCAGCAATTGACAGAAAAGAGTGACGTGTATAGTTTTGGAGTTGTTCTGCTAGAACTGATATCTGGAAAAAAACCTGTGTCATCTGAAGATTATGGTGACGAAATGAACATTGTTCACTGG GCAAGATCCTTAACTCGTAAAGGAGATGCAATGAGCATCATTGACCCTTCTCTTGCTGGAAATGCCAAAACCGAGTCCATTTGGAGGGTGGTAGAAATTGCCATGCAGTGTGTAGCACAACATGGTGCCTCCAGGCCAAGGATGCAAGAAATCATTTTGGCTATACAAGATGCAACCAAGATTGAAAAAGGAACAGAAAATAAGCTaaaatcatcatcattttcAGGTAGTAGTAGTTCAAAGCCACAACATTCTTCCCGGAAAACTCTACTCACAAGCTTTCTTGAAATTGAGAGCCCTGACGTGTCAAATGGTTGCCTTCCATCGGCAAGATAA
- the LOC114422971 gene encoding probable mediator of RNA polymerase II transcription subunit 19b isoform X2: MDLEGKKFGRGNKELGGTRDLINQYRLWPYYEFFCKKSLPVSISETHYLHNVVGDTKIRKGEGMELDQLCKNTDTSEKKACLCPFDLDVLSEAFHMRDMNPVHLSSKGLPNAVPKLENQSRDHERKNKKVKDKGEEYRKQKHRLHRVNNGSCIENIRIRPHDPHPLLQLKNQREKEGRDKQ, translated from the exons ATGGATCTAGAAGGCAAAAAATTTGGGAGGG GCAACAAAGAACTTGGAGGTACTCGTGATCTCATAAATCAGTATAGACTTTGGCCCTACTATGAATTCTTCTGCAAGAAGTCACTCCCAGTGTCAATTTCAGAGACACATTATCTTCACAATGTGGTGGGTGACACAAAAATCAGGAAGGGAGAAGGAATGGAACTGGATCAGCTCTGTAAAAACACAGACACGAGTGAGAAAAAAGCTTGCTTATGTCCTTTTGACTTGGATGTACTCAGTGAAGCTTTCCATATGAGGGATATGAATCCAGTCCACCTTTCTTCT AAGGGGCTACCAAATGCAGTGCCCAAGTTAGAAAACCAGTCTAGAGATCATGAGAGGAAgaacaaaaaggtaaaagataaaggtgaggagTATAGGAAGCAGAAGCATAGATTACATCGAGTAAATAATGGAAGTTGTATAGAGAACATCAGAATTAGACCCCATGATCCTCATCCCTTGCTGCAGTTGAAGAACCAACGAG AAAAGGAGGGCAGAGACAAGCAATAA
- the LOC114421592 gene encoding probable LRR receptor-like serine/threonine-protein kinase At1g67720 isoform X2, giving the protein MDLSSLFLVLIPLLTSLAVCQLEEFVSIDCGGTSNYSDTSTGLAWISDSSIMQHGISVEVENPNGRSMLQYQKRRDFPIDSNKKYCYTLSTEERRRYLVRATFQYGSLDSGDTYPQFQLYLDATKWATVSIYDASRVYVKEMIIRAPSNSIDVCMCCATTGSPFISTLELRPLNLSMYATDFEDNFFLEVAARINFGAPTEDAVRYPDDPYDRIWDSDLIKRQNYLVGVAPGTERISTTKNIDIETREYPPVKVMQSAVVGTKGVLSYRLNLEDFPANARAYAYFAEIEDLGQNESRKFKLKQPYIADYSNAVVNIAENANGSYTLYEPSYMNVTLEFVLSFSFVMAPDSTRGPLLNALEISKYVQIASKTDKQDSTVVTAFQLLSAESSQTNKGDPCVPTPWEWVNCSTTTPPRITKIILSRRNVKGEISPELSNMEALTELWLDGNLLTGQLPDMSKLINLKIVHLENNKLTGRLPSYMGSLPSLQALFIQNNSFSGEIPAGLISKKIVFNYDGNPELYRGNKKHFKMVVGISIGVLVILLILFLVSLVLLLKTRRKASQKKREEKGISGRTNSKPGYSFLRGGNLMDENTTCHITLSELKEATDNFSKKIGKGSFGSVYYGKMRDGKEIAVKSMNESSCHGNQQFVNEVALLSRIHHRNLVPLIGYCEEECQHILVYEYMHNGTLRDHIHESSKKKNLDWLTRLRIAEDAAKGCNPSIIHRDIKTGNILLDINMRAKVSDFGLSRLAEEDLTHISSIARGTVGYLDPEYYASQQLTEKSDVYSFGVVLLELISGKKPVSSEDYGDEMNIVHWARSLTRKGDAMSIIDPSLAGNAKTESIWRVVEIAMQCVAQHGASRPRMQEIILAIQDATKIEKGTENKLKSSSFSGSSSSKPQHSSRKTLLTSFLEIESPDVSNGCLPSAR; this is encoded by the exons ATGGATttatcttctctctttcttgtttTAATCCCTCTATTGACATCACTTGCTGTTTGCCAACTTGAAG AATTTGTTAGCATTGATTGTGGAGGGACAAGTAACTACAGTGATACCAGCACGGGGTTGGCATGGATCTCAGATTCTAGTATCATGCAACATGGCATTTCAGTGGAAGTGGAAAATCCAAATGGAAGAAGCATGTTGCAGTATCAAAAGCGAAGAGACTTTCCCATAGACAGCAACAAGAAGTACTGTTACACACTAAGCacagaagagagaagaagataTTTGGTGAGAGCAACGTTTCAATATGGAAGCTTGGACAGTGGAGACACATACCCTCAGTTTCAGCTCTACTTGGATGCAACAAAATGGGCTACTGTGTCAATTTATGATGCCTCAAGAGTATATGTTAAGGAAATGATCATCAGGGCACCCTCAAATTCTATTGATGTCTGCATGTGTTGTGCTACGACTGGTTCTCCTTTTATATCTACCCTTGAGTTGCGACCCTTGAATCTTTCAATGTATGCCACAGATTTTGAGGACAATTTCTTCTTGGAAGTTGCTGCAAGAATAAACTTTGGTGCTCCAACTGAAGATGCTGTCAG GTACCCGGATGACCCGTATGATAGAATTTGGGATTCTGATCTTATTAAAAGGCAAAATTATCTTGTTGGGGTGGCGCCAGGCACAGAAAGAATTAGCACTACGAAGAACATAGATATAGAGACTAGAGAATACCCACCTGTTAAAGTTATGCAAAGTGCAGTTGTTGGCACAAAAGGAGTACTCAGCTACAGATTGAACCTGGAAGACTTCCCCGCCAATGCTCGAGCTTATGCATATTTTGCAGAAATTGAAGATTTGGGTCAGAATGAGAGTCGAAAATTCAAACTAAAGCAACCTTATATAGCTGACTATAGCAATGCAGTAGTTAACATTGCTGAGAATGCCAATGGGAGCTACACTTTATATGAACCAAGTTACATGAATGTGACTCTCGAATTTGTTTTATCATTCTCCTTTGTTATGGCCCCAGATTCTACTCGAGGACCTCTTCTAAATGCATTGGAAATAAGTAAATATGTACAGATTGCTTCAAAGACAGACAAGCAAGACT CAACCGTTGTAACTGCATTTCAATTATTGTCTGCTGAAAGTTCCCAAACAAACAAAGGCGATCCTTGTGTCCCAACTCCCTGGGAATGGGTGAATTGTAGTACCACCACGCCTCCAAGAATTACTAAAAT AATTCTTTCGAGGAGGAATGTGAAGGGTGAAATCTCACCTGAGCTTAGCAATATGGAAGCTTTGACAGAGTT GTGGTTAGATGGCAACTTGCTTACTGGACAGTTACCTGACATGAGCAAACTTATAAATCTAAAGATTGT GCATTTAGAGAACAACAAGTTGACAGGTCGACTACCATCTTACATGGGTAGTTTGCCAAGCTTACAAGCATT GTTCATACAGAACAACTCATTTAGCGGGGAAATACCAGCCGGattaatatctaaaaaaatCGTTTTCAA CTATGATGGTAATCCTGAACTATACAGAGGAAACAAGAAGCATTTTAAGATGGTTGTGGGAATTTCAATTGGAGTACTAGTGATTCTATTAATATTATTCTTAGTAAGTTTGGTGCTATTGCTTAAAACACGTAGAAAGGCATCTCAAAAGAAACGTGAGGAAAAAG GCATTTCTGGACGCACTAATAGTAAACCTGGATACTCATTTCTTCGGGGTGGAAATTTAATGGATGAAAATACTACTTGCCATATTACACTCTCAGAGTTGAAAGAAGCTACTgacaatttttcaaagaaaattggCAAAGGAAGCTTTGGATCTGTCTACTATGGGAAAATGAGAGATGGAAAAGAAATAGCAGTTAAAAGTATGAATGAATCATCTTGTCACGGGAACCAGCAATTTGTTAATGAG GTGGCCCTCCTATCCAGAATTCATCACAGAAATTTGGTTCCTTTGATTGGATATTGTGAAGAAGAATGTCAGCATATTCTGGTTTACGAGTATATGCACAATGGCACTTTACGCGATCACATTCATG AGAGTTCCAAGAAGAAGAACTTGGACTGGTTAACTCGTCTTCGTATTGCAGAAGATGCCGCTAAAG GATGCAATCCAAGTATCATTCACCGTGACATAAAGACAGGAAATATTCTCCTAGACATCAATATGAGAGCAAAAGTATCAGATTTTGGACTCTCTAGATTAGCCGAAGAAGATTTAACCCATATATCAAGCATTGCACGAGGAACTGTTGGCTACTTGGATCCTGA GTACTATGCAAGTCAGCAATTGACAGAAAAGAGTGACGTGTATAGTTTTGGAGTTGTTCTGCTAGAACTGATATCTGGAAAAAAACCTGTGTCATCTGAAGATTATGGTGACGAAATGAACATTGTTCACTGG GCAAGATCCTTAACTCGTAAAGGAGATGCAATGAGCATCATTGACCCTTCTCTTGCTGGAAATGCCAAAACCGAGTCCATTTGGAGGGTGGTAGAAATTGCCATGCAGTGTGTAGCACAACATGGTGCCTCCAGGCCAAGGATGCAAGAAATCATTTTGGCTATACAAGATGCAACCAAGATTGAAAAAGGAACAGAAAATAAGCTaaaatcatcatcattttcAGGTAGTAGTAGTTCAAAGCCACAACATTCTTCCCGGAAAACTCTACTCACAAGCTTTCTTGAAATTGAGAGCCCTGACGTGTCAAATGGTTGCCTTCCATCGGCAAGATAA
- the LOC114422597 gene encoding E3 ubiquitin-protein ligase AIRP2-like, translating to MEMMAYQFTRLPYSDSLKLLEADIQHANALAAAIPRAKGGTLLQMKLVYNHLAPLFLLLLQWMKCSCTCFLHRYLDLFHIVVYKVHDDGRSNVASHGRKASIRDFYAVILPSLERLLGSLEKLDICKKSHSSIDGISYGKKMMEGDGKLINIDLEREDECGICLEPCTKMVLPNCCHAMCIKCYRKWNTRSESCPFCRGSLRRVNSEDLWVLTCNEDVVDAETVSKEDLLRFYLYIHSLPKDHPDALFLMYYEYLI from the exons atggaaaTGATGGCATACCAGTTTACTCGGTTACCTTACTCGGATTCCCTCAAACTGCTCGAGGCTGATATACAGCATGCAAATGCTTT GGCTGCTGCAATTCCCAGAGCCAAGGGTGGGACTCTTCTCCAAATGAAATTGGTTTACAACCACTTGGCTCCTCTCTTTCTGTTGTTGCTACAGTGGATGAAATGTTCTTGTACATGCTTTCTACATAGATATCTCGACCTCTTCCACATAGTTGTATACAAG GTACACGATGATGGTAGATCAAATGTGGCTTCTCATGGGAGGAAAGCAAGCATCCGGGACTTTTATG CTGTTATCCTTCCATCTCTCGAGCGGCTTCTTGGTAGCTTGGAGAAGTTGGACATTTGTAAGAAAAGTCATTCTAGCATAGATGGTATTAGTTATGGCAAGAAAATGATGGAAGGTGATGGGAAACTAATCAATATCGATCTGgaaagagaagatgaatgtggCATATGCTTAGAGCCTTGCACCAAAATGGTTTTGCCTAATTGCTGTCATGCCATGTGTATCAAATGCTACCGCAAGTG GAACACAAGGTCAGAATCTTGTCCTTTTTGCCGTGGTAGCTTAAGGAGAGTTAATTCTGAGGATCTATGGGTACTCACTTGTAATGAAGATGTTGTTGATGCTGAAACAGTTTCCAAGGAAGACTTGTTGCGTTTCTACCTTTATATCCACAGCCTACCTAAAGATCACCCTGATGCACTTTTCTTAATGTATTATGAATAcctgatttga
- the LOC114422971 gene encoding probable mediator of RNA polymerase II transcription subunit 19b isoform X1 yields the protein MDLEGKKFGRGNKELGGTRDLINQYRLWPYYEFFCKKSLPVSISETHYLHNVVGDTKIRKGEGMELDQLCKNTDTSEKKACLCPFDLDVLSEAFHMRDMNPVHLSSKGLPNAVPKLENQSRDHERKNKKVKDKGEEYRKQKHRLHRVNNGSCIENIRIRPHDPHPLLQLKNQRGKKRRAETSNNDPSVCKR from the exons ATGGATCTAGAAGGCAAAAAATTTGGGAGGG GCAACAAAGAACTTGGAGGTACTCGTGATCTCATAAATCAGTATAGACTTTGGCCCTACTATGAATTCTTCTGCAAGAAGTCACTCCCAGTGTCAATTTCAGAGACACATTATCTTCACAATGTGGTGGGTGACACAAAAATCAGGAAGGGAGAAGGAATGGAACTGGATCAGCTCTGTAAAAACACAGACACGAGTGAGAAAAAAGCTTGCTTATGTCCTTTTGACTTGGATGTACTCAGTGAAGCTTTCCATATGAGGGATATGAATCCAGTCCACCTTTCTTCT AAGGGGCTACCAAATGCAGTGCCCAAGTTAGAAAACCAGTCTAGAGATCATGAGAGGAAgaacaaaaaggtaaaagataaaggtgaggagTATAGGAAGCAGAAGCATAGATTACATCGAGTAAATAATGGAAGTTGTATAGAGAACATCAGAATTAGACCCCATGATCCTCATCCCTTGCTGCAGTTGAAGAACCAACGAGGCAAG AAAAGGAGGGCAGAGACAAGCAATAATGATCCTTCTGTTTGCAAGCGATAA